The following coding sequences lie in one Alicyclobacillus curvatus genomic window:
- the panB gene encoding 3-methyl-2-oxobutanoate hydroxymethyltransferase, giving the protein MANVTVKTLLQMKERGERIAMMTAYDYPTAKLLDEAGLHVLLIGDSLGMVVQGNTTTIPVTIDDIVYHTRMVRRGAEHPLVVSDMPFLTTHGTFEDVLQKAGRLMQEGGAHAVKIEGGKELAPIVSKLVTAGIPVMGHIGLMPQSVHALGGFSVQGRTVESAKRMLEDAMALEAAGAFAIVLEMVPAEVAQWISSKLRIPTIGIGAGAGCDGQVLVFHDAMGFTSGYIPKHNKAYANLADTIASAARDYIREVADGTFPGESQTVHLKPEERARLLDTTGNH; this is encoded by the coding sequence ATGGCAAACGTAACAGTAAAGACGTTGCTTCAGATGAAGGAGCGGGGCGAGCGGATCGCGATGATGACCGCCTACGATTACCCAACAGCCAAGCTGCTCGACGAAGCTGGGTTGCACGTCCTCCTCATCGGGGATTCACTCGGCATGGTGGTGCAGGGAAACACCACCACAATCCCGGTCACCATCGACGACATCGTGTATCACACACGGATGGTAAGAAGGGGTGCTGAACACCCACTCGTTGTTTCTGACATGCCGTTTCTCACCACACATGGAACCTTTGAAGATGTGCTTCAAAAGGCGGGACGCCTCATGCAGGAAGGCGGAGCCCATGCTGTCAAAATCGAAGGCGGCAAGGAACTAGCTCCAATTGTCAGCAAACTGGTTACTGCCGGTATCCCCGTGATGGGTCACATCGGTCTAATGCCTCAGTCCGTTCACGCTCTGGGTGGGTTTAGCGTTCAAGGCAGAACCGTCGAATCTGCAAAGCGCATGCTTGAAGATGCAATGGCTCTGGAAGCCGCGGGTGCATTTGCCATCGTCCTCGAGATGGTTCCTGCTGAAGTCGCACAGTGGATTTCGTCTAAACTCCGCATCCCAACCATAGGCATCGGAGCCGGAGCAGGTTGCGACGGCCAAGTGCTCGTTTTCCACGACGCCATGGGCTTCACCTCTGGGTATATCCCCAAGCACAACAAGGCGTACGCGAATTTAGCGGATACAATTGCTTCAGCGGCCCGAGACTATATCCGCGAGGTCGCAGACGGCACGTTCCCAGGTGAGTCCCAAACTGTCCACCTAAAGCCAGAGGAGCGAGCTAGGCTCCTTGACACAACGGGCAACCACTGA
- a CDS encoding DUF2520 domain-containing protein, which produces MLRVIVIGCGRVGTTLAMTLLSLEHDVLCGLTPRPDSPSAGQFRISTGRDVFELTTGEAIRQAEHADAIFITTPDRAVTETAQTLCDSGMVHTGQMVIHTSGSLGSDALCAVKEYGAMTLSLHPLQTIATATAGKAVLDGIYCTLEGDAAAVEVGINLVRSWGGIPLEISPALRPQYHAAAVLASNAVVALAAVAAEVSGLTEGLAALLPLMRGAVNNLETLGLPAALTGPIERGDLRTVQAHVKALEYNPTAKSVYAALGSATANLAVAKGTLSPAQRQQFTDLFSDKVNKES; this is translated from the coding sequence GTGCTCCGCGTGATTGTCATTGGATGCGGGCGAGTTGGTACTACACTGGCCATGACCCTGTTGTCTCTGGAACACGACGTCCTCTGCGGCCTGACACCGAGACCCGATTCACCTTCCGCAGGCCAGTTTCGAATTTCGACTGGCAGAGATGTGTTCGAGCTGACGACAGGCGAGGCAATCCGCCAAGCAGAGCACGCTGATGCCATTTTTATCACGACTCCCGACAGGGCTGTGACAGAAACTGCACAGACCCTCTGTGACTCGGGAATGGTGCATACTGGTCAAATGGTCATTCACACGTCAGGATCACTTGGAAGCGATGCGCTCTGTGCGGTCAAGGAGTACGGTGCCATGACCCTAAGCCTGCATCCGCTCCAAACCATCGCTACGGCAACCGCTGGGAAGGCTGTCTTAGATGGAATTTACTGCACCCTCGAAGGCGATGCAGCTGCCGTTGAAGTCGGCATCAACCTCGTCCGCAGTTGGGGCGGTATTCCTCTCGAGATAAGCCCAGCTCTCCGTCCGCAATACCATGCAGCGGCAGTATTAGCGTCAAACGCTGTTGTTGCTCTGGCTGCTGTGGCTGCAGAGGTGTCGGGACTGACAGAAGGCCTTGCAGCCTTGCTTCCGTTAATGAGGGGAGCTGTAAATAATCTGGAAACCCTAGGTCTGCCTGCTGCACTGACGGGACCGATTGAACGAGGAGACCTAAGAACAGTACAAGCACACGTCAAAGCACTAGAGTACAACCCCACCGCAAAATCTGTTTATGCCGCACTGGGAAGTGCCACAGCTAATCTCGCTGTTGCCAAAGGCACCCTGTCTCCGGCGCAGCGGCAGCAGTTCACCGACTTGTTTTCTGACAAGGTGAACAAAGAATCCTAA
- a CDS encoding toprim domain-containing protein: MPETSEKATSRKVIVVEGKTDKQRLLQVLEESVSIVCTRGTLSYEKVEDWIVPLQDAEVYILVDADKPGMKLRSQLKQELPNATHLYTTRAFREVARTPLSYLAKVLMNAHFRVDERLLEEDGLPPANRNSSR; encoded by the coding sequence GTGCCGGAAACATCCGAGAAGGCCACATCACGGAAGGTCATTGTCGTCGAAGGAAAAACAGACAAACAGCGACTGCTACAGGTACTGGAGGAATCTGTTTCCATTGTTTGCACGAGAGGAACACTCAGCTATGAGAAAGTAGAAGACTGGATTGTCCCGTTACAGGATGCAGAAGTGTACATTCTGGTCGACGCCGATAAACCCGGGATGAAGCTCCGGAGTCAGTTGAAACAAGAACTACCCAATGCCACACATTTGTACACAACGAGAGCGTTTCGGGAAGTCGCGAGAACACCGCTGTCCTATTTAGCAAAGGTCCTGATGAATGCACACTTTCGTGTCGATGAGCGCCTACTGGAGGAGGATGGACTCCCGCCCGCCAATAGAAACAGTAGTCGTTAG
- a CDS encoding DUF488 family protein, translating into MTIHVKRVYEPASPEDGHRILVDRLWPRGLSKEQAHVNEWLKVLAPTNELRRWFHADIGQYPEFRQRYRAELFTSDDAIRELKRLVDMCQGTTVTLLFASKYPDVSNAVVLSEFIREWIGTDHEGNS; encoded by the coding sequence ATGACGATACACGTAAAACGCGTTTACGAACCTGCTTCGCCTGAAGATGGACATCGCATACTCGTCGACCGTCTATGGCCGCGAGGGCTTTCCAAAGAACAGGCTCACGTCAACGAATGGCTGAAAGTTCTTGCTCCGACTAACGAACTTCGCAGATGGTTTCATGCCGATATCGGTCAATATCCCGAATTCCGCCAGCGCTACCGAGCTGAACTGTTCACATCAGACGATGCAATACGGGAGCTCAAGCGATTAGTGGACATGTGTCAAGGGACAACGGTAACGCTCCTGTTTGCTTCCAAATATCCGGACGTGAGCAATGCGGTCGTGCTCTCTGAATTCATTCGGGAGTGGATAGGCACAGACCATGAGGGGAATTCCTAA
- a CDS encoding VIT1/CCC1 transporter family protein: MDELLVASETETSGGVEKRLSRLWKSERHTHSSSDWVGDAIYGVNDGLGAIFGIISGVAGFTADTRTILIGGIFGALASTLSMGAGAWLATKSENEVMQTTLSQERQEIQQDPAHEIEELGLLYQLKGFSAEESSRIADQIAADEDQFLKTMVQEEFGFHEASLGSPWRSAIFGSLSTLVGGFIPLIPFLFMHGFPALIAAGIVSILAHFAVGAAKSLITTRGWFTSGLEMTAVGIIVGVASYLLGWVGSIVF; the protein is encoded by the coding sequence ATGGATGAATTGCTTGTCGCGTCTGAAACGGAGACGTCAGGCGGAGTCGAGAAGCGTCTCTCGAGGTTGTGGAAAAGCGAACGCCATACGCACTCATCGAGTGACTGGGTTGGTGACGCTATCTACGGCGTCAACGATGGGCTCGGGGCTATTTTTGGTATTATTTCTGGTGTTGCCGGATTTACGGCGGACACCCGAACAATCCTCATCGGCGGAATTTTTGGCGCCCTGGCGAGCACACTTTCGATGGGGGCCGGTGCCTGGCTGGCGACAAAATCGGAAAATGAAGTGATGCAAACTACCCTGTCGCAAGAACGACAAGAAATCCAGCAGGACCCCGCACACGAAATAGAAGAGTTGGGTCTTCTCTATCAGTTGAAGGGATTTTCTGCAGAGGAATCCAGTCGCATTGCAGATCAGATTGCCGCAGATGAAGATCAGTTTCTGAAGACCATGGTACAAGAGGAGTTCGGTTTTCACGAAGCGAGCCTTGGCAGTCCTTGGCGCTCAGCCATCTTCGGGTCACTCTCGACTCTGGTTGGCGGTTTCATTCCTCTGATACCCTTTTTGTTCATGCACGGGTTCCCGGCTCTGATTGCGGCGGGTATCGTCAGTATTCTGGCACACTTTGCCGTTGGGGCCGCGAAGAGTCTGATTACGACGCGAGGTTGGTTTACAAGCGGGCTGGAGATGACCGCTGTGGGCATCATCGTCGGTGTCGCTTCCTACTTGCTCGGTTGGGTTGGGTCTATCGTTTTTTAG
- the map gene encoding type I methionyl aminopeptidase, whose product MIVTKSKHEIEIMREAGKVVAGCHAALADFIKPGMTTLEIDNFVEKFITKYGMEPAQKGYNGYPFAACTSVNDVICHGFPNDYHLKDGDIITVDMVALHKGLHADSAWSYAVGDISEQARHLMDVTHKALFIGIEQAVVDNQISDIGHAIQTYVESQGLSVVREYIGHGIGRQMHEKPEVLHYGPPHKGPRIRKGMTFTIEPMVNTGTYHTKLEDDGWTVRTADGGLSIQYEHTLAITDNGPDILTQL is encoded by the coding sequence ATGATTGTTACAAAAAGCAAACATGAGATAGAAATTATGCGTGAAGCCGGAAAAGTCGTGGCAGGTTGTCACGCCGCACTGGCGGACTTTATCAAACCAGGGATGACTACCCTTGAAATTGACAACTTTGTCGAGAAGTTTATTACGAAATACGGTATGGAACCGGCCCAAAAAGGCTATAACGGTTATCCATTTGCAGCCTGCACATCTGTGAACGACGTGATTTGCCACGGTTTCCCGAACGATTATCACCTGAAAGACGGCGACATCATTACGGTCGACATGGTGGCGTTGCACAAGGGACTTCACGCTGATTCCGCATGGAGTTACGCTGTCGGCGACATTAGTGAGCAAGCTAGACATCTCATGGACGTGACGCATAAGGCACTGTTCATCGGGATCGAGCAGGCTGTCGTAGACAACCAAATTTCTGATATCGGACACGCGATACAAACTTATGTGGAGTCACAAGGCCTGTCTGTGGTACGGGAATACATCGGTCACGGAATTGGTCGACAGATGCACGAAAAGCCAGAGGTGCTGCACTATGGCCCACCGCATAAGGGACCTCGCATCCGCAAGGGGATGACGTTCACCATCGAACCGATGGTGAACACCGGGACTTACCATACGAAACTAGAGGATGATGGCTGGACCGTGCGGACTGCGGATGGCGGTCTCAGCATTCAATACGAACACACACTCGCCATCACAGACAACGGACCAGACATCCTGACCCAGTTGTAA
- the kynU gene encoding kynureninase, translating to MVISGCLLHYPIFLRFLQEIDRSTSFRKIREANSGGSKVTRDRLTRATALELDEGDNLAAYRDRFYVQPGVLYFDGNSLGLLSKSAETAIHQAVDSWKSFAIDGWTQGPDPWFHLPDKLGKQTAPLIGAYPHEVSVSGSTTSNLHTLLATFYRPSGSRTKIVADAENFPSDLYAMESHLTLHNRPSSDLVLVRADKSGLISEDEIIAAMTDEVAIVVLPSVWYKSGQLADMEKLTKAAHQKGIIIGFDLAHSIGVIPHQLHDLAVDFAVWCNYKYVSAGPGATAGLYVHESHHHLAPGLAGWFGSDKERQFDMGFPFIPAATAGKWQLGTPPVLSTVAVSASLALIEEAGIDAIRLKSLSQTTFLRELLEHFVIAAGLGGRIRRPREDARRGGHIAFEHDEAVQLAKALRAAGVVPDFRPPVTLRLAPAPLYTSYEDIWDAVMVIRDILESGRHRQYSGERDVVS from the coding sequence ATGGTCATTTCTGGCTGTCTATTACATTATCCAATTTTTTTACGATTTCTTCAAGAAATCGACCGTTCTACGTCATTCAGGAAAATTCGCGAAGCGAATTCAGGAGGAAGCAAAGTGACGCGCGACAGACTCACTCGAGCCACAGCATTGGAATTGGATGAAGGCGATAACCTTGCCGCGTATCGGGACAGGTTCTACGTACAGCCGGGTGTTCTCTATTTTGACGGCAATTCACTTGGGCTCTTATCAAAATCGGCCGAGACCGCGATACATCAGGCAGTAGACTCCTGGAAATCATTCGCGATTGACGGCTGGACGCAAGGCCCTGACCCGTGGTTTCACCTGCCTGACAAACTCGGTAAGCAGACCGCACCTCTCATTGGGGCCTATCCACACGAGGTCAGTGTAAGTGGGTCGACGACTTCAAATCTTCACACACTGCTCGCAACATTTTACCGTCCTTCGGGCTCGCGAACGAAAATTGTGGCTGACGCGGAGAATTTCCCTTCAGACCTGTATGCCATGGAGAGCCACCTGACCTTACACAATCGACCGTCATCAGACCTTGTTCTGGTCAGGGCAGACAAATCAGGACTCATCTCCGAAGACGAAATCATTGCTGCGATGACCGACGAGGTGGCCATTGTTGTCCTGCCGTCCGTCTGGTACAAGTCGGGACAACTCGCTGACATGGAGAAGTTGACAAAAGCGGCACACCAGAAAGGCATTATCATTGGCTTCGATCTCGCTCACTCCATCGGCGTCATACCGCACCAGTTGCATGACCTCGCCGTGGACTTTGCAGTCTGGTGCAATTACAAGTACGTAAGTGCAGGGCCAGGTGCCACGGCCGGCCTCTACGTTCACGAGTCGCATCACCATCTGGCCCCGGGCCTAGCCGGATGGTTTGGATCTGATAAGGAACGGCAGTTTGATATGGGGTTCCCCTTTATCCCCGCCGCAACCGCTGGAAAATGGCAGCTCGGCACCCCGCCTGTGCTATCCACTGTAGCAGTTAGCGCGTCGTTAGCGCTGATTGAGGAAGCCGGAATTGACGCAATTCGGTTGAAGTCCCTCAGTCAAACCACTTTTCTCCGCGAACTGCTTGAGCATTTTGTAATTGCCGCAGGGCTCGGCGGCCGCATTCGCAGGCCTCGCGAAGACGCCCGCAGGGGTGGGCATATTGCGTTTGAGCACGATGAAGCGGTTCAACTCGCCAAGGCGCTGCGGGCAGCAGGTGTTGTGCCTGACTTTCGGCCACCTGTCACGTTGCGCTTGGCCCCAGCACCTTTATACACGAGCTACGAAGACATCTGGGATGCCGTCATGGTGATTCGTGATATCCTCGAGAGCGGTCGACACCGACAATATAGCGGAGAGCGAGACGTCGTCAGTTGA
- the acpS gene encoding holo-ACP synthase encodes MILGIGSDVIEIARIAKACRRYGDGFLRRVLAPSEIEFATRLSETRLFEFVAGRFAAKEAIAKASGIGLARLGMTSVELKTTEDGLAVRFVNHDHPLTRPGLVWHVSISHSTETAFAVAVVEQV; translated from the coding sequence GTGATTCTCGGAATAGGCAGTGATGTCATTGAAATTGCTCGGATTGCCAAGGCGTGTAGGAGGTATGGTGACGGGTTCTTGAGGAGAGTCCTGGCACCGTCCGAAATTGAATTTGCAACTCGACTTTCGGAAACAAGGCTGTTTGAATTCGTCGCTGGACGGTTCGCGGCGAAGGAAGCTATCGCCAAAGCAAGTGGAATTGGGCTCGCTCGCCTCGGAATGACATCTGTCGAACTGAAAACAACCGAAGATGGGCTCGCAGTACGGTTTGTAAACCACGACCACCCCCTGACAAGACCGGGGTTGGTCTGGCACGTATCTATCTCCCATTCGACAGAAACAGCCTTTGCAGTCGCCGTTGTTGAACAAGTCTGA
- a CDS encoding NAD(P)H-hydrate dehydratase, which translates to MQALDNHTIHALFVPGIVLMDYAGKAVADAVKGLAQGHVVVCTGKGNNGGDGWVAARWCRYYGMTVEVLALARPDELSGDAAQAAKAAVHCGVPWRKYAPGDGLPSGDVYVDALLGTGTSRPLEGVLADIVIALNRSGSPVIAVDIPTGVNPNTGEVPGEAVQAVCTICLAAQKLGTAISPGCHFAGEVKVADIGIPIDNLDVGVVDLTQVARFTTALEVATWLPKRVNESHKGSYGRLAIAVGEMQGAAILAGMGAARMGAGLVTLMATDPLSIAAPPEFVVQIRPPGWSLPAATQALVVGPGLGQSRSRWMSVLSNFTGPRVIDADGLQLLEGVEVSPHATVITPHPKECAAMLGWSTEEVQAHRLDAARRLAEKTGATVVLKGYHSLVVDPRGRVHVNPTGDASLATAGTGDVLAGMIGGLLAQSLDAFEAACAGVWLHGKAGEIAGERLTQASVVASDVVDCISRAIRSIST; encoded by the coding sequence ATGCAGGCACTCGACAATCACACCATTCACGCACTTTTTGTACCCGGAATCGTCTTGATGGACTATGCGGGAAAAGCAGTCGCAGACGCAGTGAAAGGTCTGGCGCAAGGGCACGTGGTTGTGTGTACTGGAAAGGGGAACAATGGCGGCGACGGATGGGTAGCAGCCAGATGGTGTCGCTATTACGGGATGACAGTCGAGGTGCTCGCACTCGCTCGTCCGGACGAGTTGAGCGGGGATGCGGCCCAAGCTGCGAAGGCTGCTGTTCACTGTGGCGTCCCGTGGCGAAAGTATGCACCAGGCGACGGCCTTCCAAGCGGTGATGTGTACGTGGATGCGCTTCTTGGCACCGGTACAAGTCGACCACTTGAGGGTGTTCTGGCAGACATCGTCATCGCGCTCAATCGGAGCGGGTCCCCTGTCATTGCCGTGGACATTCCCACGGGGGTTAATCCGAATACGGGAGAGGTCCCCGGGGAAGCTGTACAGGCGGTATGCACCATCTGTCTTGCGGCGCAAAAACTTGGCACCGCAATCTCACCAGGGTGTCATTTTGCTGGCGAGGTGAAGGTGGCGGACATTGGAATCCCAATCGATAATCTTGATGTCGGAGTGGTTGACCTCACCCAAGTGGCACGTTTCACGACAGCACTCGAAGTCGCAACCTGGTTGCCAAAGCGTGTTAACGAATCACACAAAGGCAGCTATGGCCGGCTAGCAATTGCCGTTGGTGAAATGCAGGGCGCTGCAATCTTGGCTGGAATGGGAGCCGCACGAATGGGAGCGGGGCTTGTCACTTTAATGGCGACAGACCCTTTGTCAATAGCCGCTCCACCGGAGTTTGTCGTGCAGATTCGTCCTCCAGGGTGGTCGTTGCCTGCAGCCACTCAGGCTCTGGTGGTTGGACCAGGGCTCGGGCAGAGCCGGAGTCGATGGATGAGTGTTCTCTCAAACTTCACCGGACCACGGGTTATTGATGCGGACGGGCTTCAACTTCTAGAGGGGGTCGAGGTGTCTCCACACGCCACTGTCATTACCCCGCATCCGAAAGAATGTGCTGCTATGCTCGGATGGTCAACCGAAGAAGTACAGGCACACCGATTGGATGCGGCGAGAAGACTCGCCGAAAAGACGGGCGCGACTGTCGTGCTGAAGGGTTATCACTCACTTGTCGTGGACCCGCGCGGCAGGGTGCATGTCAATCCGACGGGTGATGCCTCGCTTGCAACGGCTGGCACTGGCGATGTTCTCGCTGGTATGATAGGTGGACTCTTGGCTCAGTCCTTGGATGCGTTTGAAGCCGCCTGTGCAGGTGTCTGGTTGCATGGCAAAGCTGGTGAGATTGCAGGTGAACGTCTCACACAGGCCAGCGTTGTAGCGTCAGACGTTGTCGACTGTATTTCCCGCGCAATTCGATCTATCTCGACATGA
- a CDS encoding outer membrane lipoprotein carrier protein LolA: MRKVTGFILAMGLAVGLVAGCGTPSKQNVVSKLQTQAEELDATNYQSTAKMTVQMDSGSQTYYIVTSYDSPNTYKIALGDSNQQINQIIVRNPNGMFIVSPSLQKVFRFNGNWAQNQGHIYLYDQILQQIVSSKNVKMGKSGENLTFTMPVNPQNDVVTTQKVELAQGTFAPKKVTLLNKQDQAVVTIDFQTFKQGMKFTSAEFDPQKLASSGQPAKTTMASTSEFGYIEPLQTLGDKLDLQQPQSAEDMLMRYSGPYGFTLEEWRPTAGISGLPSAQLVDLYGIPGILSGSGNAHQLTWLNNGVEFSLTSSQMTLDQMREVAMSTFGQVGK, from the coding sequence ATGCGCAAAGTTACCGGTTTTATTTTGGCCATGGGGCTTGCCGTGGGGCTTGTCGCAGGATGCGGTACGCCTTCCAAACAGAACGTGGTATCGAAACTCCAGACCCAGGCAGAGGAACTGGACGCGACCAACTACCAAAGCACTGCGAAAATGACCGTGCAGATGGACAGCGGATCGCAGACGTACTATATCGTCACAAGTTATGATTCTCCGAATACTTACAAAATTGCTCTCGGTGATTCAAATCAGCAAATTAACCAGATTATTGTGCGCAACCCGAATGGCATGTTTATCGTTAGCCCGTCCCTGCAGAAGGTCTTTCGTTTTAATGGCAACTGGGCTCAAAACCAGGGACACATCTACCTCTATGACCAGATTCTGCAGCAAATTGTCAGCAGCAAGAACGTGAAGATGGGGAAATCTGGCGAGAACCTGACCTTTACCATGCCGGTTAACCCGCAAAACGACGTCGTGACGACGCAGAAAGTCGAACTGGCACAGGGAACCTTTGCTCCAAAGAAAGTGACTTTGCTGAACAAACAGGATCAGGCCGTTGTGACCATCGACTTCCAGACCTTCAAGCAAGGCATGAAATTTACGTCCGCAGAGTTCGATCCGCAGAAACTGGCCAGCAGCGGGCAACCTGCCAAGACGACGATGGCTAGTACGAGTGAGTTTGGCTATATTGAACCACTTCAGACACTTGGAGATAAGCTTGACCTGCAACAACCACAATCGGCCGAAGATATGCTGATGCGGTATAGTGGCCCTTATGGTTTTACACTTGAGGAGTGGCGTCCGACTGCTGGGATTTCCGGACTTCCGAGTGCGCAACTCGTTGACCTGTACGGGATTCCCGGCATCCTTTCGGGGAGCGGGAATGCACATCAGTTGACCTGGCTGAACAACGGCGTCGAGTTCTCCTTGACGAGTTCGCAGATGACACTCGACCAAATGCGGGAAGTAGCGATGTCCACCTTTGGGCAGGTTGGAAAGTAA
- the alr gene encoding alanine racemase has translation MFRGTFAVVNLQAITSNVRTIKGLLGSVTKLLVAVKADGYGHGAVEAASAALAGGADALGVASLEEGLQLRKAGIEVPVLVFGRVSASGLPIAAEHNISVTLTSDWRDEAIATCTKPLHVHLKLDTGMSRLGYTDVLEAVEIAKWVLSRQDMNLAGVYSHLACADAPDDTHLKGQARKFEEALRILEEHHVRPRLAHLANSAGTLRSPKLHYDMVRVGVSAYGYAPDAEFPLSVHLQPALSLYARIQRLTVIGVGETVGYGATFTANRPTRVATIPIGYADGYFRVFSNQSEVWVNGFYAPVIGNVCMDQLMIDVTDVPHVKPLDWVTVYGQAVPQMWNQVDFSSKPDAERNEFVLKTFSETATGSPVVSLDRLAKQAGTISYELMCAVSTRIPKIYFRG, from the coding sequence ATGTTCCGGGGAACGTTCGCTGTAGTCAATCTACAAGCGATTACGAGCAATGTAAGAACCATAAAGGGTTTATTGGGGTCGGTGACGAAACTATTAGTAGCCGTTAAAGCAGACGGATATGGACATGGTGCTGTTGAGGCAGCTTCGGCCGCTCTCGCTGGGGGGGCAGACGCACTTGGTGTGGCCTCGCTTGAAGAAGGGCTGCAGCTTCGGAAAGCTGGCATTGAGGTCCCTGTTCTCGTTTTTGGACGCGTTTCAGCAAGCGGGTTGCCAATTGCTGCAGAACATAACATCTCCGTCACACTGACATCAGACTGGAGAGATGAAGCAATTGCGACGTGTACGAAGCCTCTCCACGTCCATCTTAAACTGGATACGGGGATGAGCCGGCTGGGGTACACCGATGTCCTTGAAGCCGTAGAGATTGCAAAATGGGTCCTCTCCCGACAAGACATGAATCTCGCAGGCGTCTATTCTCATCTCGCTTGCGCAGATGCGCCAGACGACACTCATCTCAAAGGTCAGGCAAGGAAGTTCGAGGAGGCGCTCCGGATATTGGAGGAGCACCACGTGCGACCTCGATTGGCCCATCTCGCAAACAGCGCAGGTACACTGCGAAGCCCGAAGCTTCATTACGATATGGTCAGAGTTGGCGTGAGTGCGTATGGCTACGCACCGGATGCCGAGTTCCCATTATCCGTTCACCTGCAACCAGCATTGAGTCTGTACGCCCGCATCCAGCGCTTAACCGTGATTGGCGTGGGTGAAACTGTCGGTTATGGTGCCACGTTTACGGCAAATAGACCTACGCGTGTTGCTACAATTCCAATCGGCTACGCGGACGGATACTTTCGTGTATTCTCAAATCAGAGCGAAGTCTGGGTGAACGGCTTTTACGCGCCAGTCATCGGCAACGTATGCATGGATCAACTGATGATTGATGTGACAGACGTTCCTCACGTAAAGCCATTGGATTGGGTCACTGTTTATGGACAAGCTGTGCCGCAGATGTGGAACCAAGTGGATTTTTCCAGTAAACCCGATGCAGAGAGAAACGAATTCGTGCTCAAAACGTTTTCTGAAACAGCTACAGGTTCGCCCGTTGTTTCCTTAGATAGACTCGCGAAACAGGCAGGGACCATCTCTTACGAACTGATGTGCGCTGTTTCTACACGAATTCCCAAGATTTACTTTAGAGGATGA
- a CDS encoding ribbon-helix-helix protein, CopG family, giving the protein MSEKKRIVLSISQQLLEQVDGIAQRRQINRSEVIREAMRQYVVERRKDDIRTALQQGYLEMAPINLRMASEAFLVEQEAGGTVERLVSGV; this is encoded by the coding sequence GTGTCCGAGAAAAAACGGATTGTACTGAGCATTTCGCAGCAGTTATTGGAGCAAGTAGATGGTATCGCACAGCGGAGGCAAATAAACCGCAGTGAGGTGATTCGAGAAGCGATGCGCCAGTACGTAGTAGAGCGTCGAAAGGACGACATCAGGACAGCGTTGCAACAGGGTTATCTGGAGATGGCGCCAATCAATTTGCGCATGGCGTCTGAGGCATTCCTTGTTGAACAAGAGGCAGGCGGTACAGTGGAACGCTTGGTGAGTGGGGTGTGA
- a CDS encoding type II toxin-antitoxin system PemK/MazF family toxin, with product MNVKRGDIFFADLSPVVGSEQGGFRPVLVIQNDIGNRFSPTVIVAAITAQIQKAKLPTHVEVQAREGGLERDSVILLEQIRTIDKQRLTDKITHLDDEMMKRVNEGLQISLGLVDF from the coding sequence TTGAATGTGAAGCGCGGGGACATATTCTTTGCCGATTTATCCCCGGTTGTAGGGTCCGAGCAAGGTGGTTTTCGACCGGTACTTGTCATTCAAAATGACATCGGTAACCGGTTTAGCCCCACTGTGATTGTGGCAGCCATAACCGCGCAAATTCAAAAGGCAAAACTGCCCACACACGTTGAAGTTCAAGCACGTGAAGGCGGACTTGAACGGGATTCTGTCATCCTGTTGGAGCAAATTCGAACAATTGATAAGCAGCGTTTGACTGACAAGATAACGCACTTGGACGACGAGATGATGAAGCGTGTCAACGAAGGATTACAAATTAGTCTAGGTCTCGTAGATTTCTAG
- a CDS encoding DUF1659 domain-containing protein: protein MAQVTPISRHLQLQFQIGTTASGAAKLQSRNYANVSPSASDDDVLTVGQALAGLFADSLYQVTRVDASELSASATTTTP, encoded by the coding sequence ATGGCTCAAGTGACACCGATTTCCCGTCATTTGCAACTTCAGTTCCAAATTGGCACCACAGCAAGCGGTGCTGCAAAACTGCAAAGTCGCAACTACGCAAATGTATCGCCAAGCGCATCTGACGATGATGTGCTGACCGTGGGTCAGGCGCTGGCTGGCCTGTTTGCCGACAGCCTGTACCAGGTCACACGAGTGGATGCAAGTGAGTTAAGCGCATCTGCGACTACGACCACACCGTAA